A window from Oreochromis aureus strain Israel breed Guangdong linkage group 16, ZZ_aureus, whole genome shotgun sequence encodes these proteins:
- the LOC120433487 gene encoding putative leucine-rich repeat-containing protein DDB_G0290503 has product MYEMEAIYDNVECVKLDNPTPSTNYTGQRSSKRSFYLGVILSLSLLTVFLLIGLITLSFFNHNLAGHVSAEAEERDLLNKNISAVSNQLSSMTEERDLLNKKFSAVSNQLSSMTEERDLLNKKFSAVSNQLSSMTEERDLLNKKFSAVSNQLSSMTEERDLLNKNISAVSNQLSSMNEERDLLTKKLLCFYNQSESLRL; this is encoded by the exons ATGTATGAAATGGAGGCAATATATGACAATGTTGAATGCGTTAAACTTGACAACCCAACACCTTCAACAAATTACACAG GTCAGAGGAGCTCTAAGAGAAGTTTCTATTTGGGTGTTAttctctccctgagcctgcttaCGGTTTTCCTGCTGATTGGACTTATCACACTTAGTTTCTTCA accATAATTTAGCTGGACATGTGTCGGCGGAGGCTGAGGAGAGAGACCTTCTGAATAAAAACATCTCTGCTGTCAGTAATCAACTTTCTTCCATGACTGAGGAGCGAGACCTTCTGAATAAAAAGTTCTCTGCAGTCAGTAACCAACTTTCTTCCATGACTGAGGAGCGAGACCTTCTGAATAAAAAGTTCTCTGCAGTCAGTAACCAACTTTCTTCCATGACTGAGGAGCGAGACCTTCTGAATAAAAAGTTCTCTGCAGTCAGTAACCAACTTTCTTCCATGACTGAGGAGCGAGACCTTCTGAATAAAAACATCTCTGCTGTCAGTAACCAGCTTTCTTCAATGAATGAGGAGCGAGATCTGCTGACTAAAAAACTGCTGTGCTTTTACAACCAGAGTGAGTCCTTGCGTCTCTAA